The following proteins come from a genomic window of Tepidiforma thermophila:
- the leuD gene encoding 3-isopropylmalate dehydratase small subunit yields MKKFETVRGRVIPLNRADVDTDQIISKEFLKRIERTGFGPFAFDEWRKDPDFVLNRPVYKGAPIMVTGPNFGCGSSREHAVWALDDMGLRVIIAPSFADIFRNNSSKVGLLTVTLPQEDCDWLIARAEELPEAELVVDLESQTVATADGTWQRRFEIDPFVKYCLLNGLDDIGLTLQLEDRIAAYEQRRPEWLPKTEALLAG; encoded by the coding sequence ATGAAGAAGTTCGAGACCGTGCGCGGGCGGGTGATCCCGCTGAACCGGGCGGATGTGGATACGGACCAGATCATTTCGAAGGAGTTCCTGAAGCGGATCGAGCGGACCGGGTTCGGGCCGTTTGCGTTCGACGAGTGGCGGAAGGACCCGGATTTCGTGCTGAACCGGCCGGTGTACAAGGGCGCGCCGATCATGGTGACGGGGCCGAATTTCGGGTGCGGGTCCTCGCGGGAGCACGCGGTGTGGGCGCTGGACGATATGGGACTGCGGGTGATCATCGCGCCGTCGTTTGCGGACATCTTCCGGAACAACTCCTCGAAGGTGGGGCTGCTGACGGTGACGCTCCCGCAGGAGGACTGCGACTGGCTGATCGCGCGGGCGGAGGAGCTGCCGGAGGCGGAGCTGGTGGTCGACCTCGAGTCGCAGACGGTGGCGACAGCGGACGGGACGTGGCAGCGGCGGTTCGAGATCGACCCGTTCGTGAAGTACTGCCTGCTGAACGGGCTGGATGACATTGGGCTGACGCTGCAACTGGAGGACCGGATCGCGGCGTACGAGCAGCGCCGGCCGGAGTGGCTGCCGAAGACGGAGGCGCTGCTGGCGGGGTAG
- the aat gene encoding leucyl/phenylalanyl-tRNA--protein transferase — MEPAPGRPYPVPAEAPVRDSRGRPCPVAIDVFTAGPPQPAGPARYRFPGREQPRPGHSAYVLGGDLAPATVLAAYAAGFFPWPRSPEEEVVWCSPAPRAVLPVDTFTVPRRLGRTLRQGRFRVTVDAAFDAVIRACAERQEGTWITPQVVEGYCTLHRLGWAHSFEVWHEGELAGGLYGVAFGAMFGAESMFSRVRDASKVAVAAMVQHCRALGVELVDIQVLNDHTARLGGIEIPREEYLERFRQAAVRSVDWHRAGAAEGLAGCG; from the coding sequence ATGGAGCCGGCCCCGGGGCGGCCATACCCGGTGCCTGCGGAGGCCCCGGTGCGGGATTCGCGGGGACGGCCGTGCCCGGTTGCGATTGACGTGTTCACGGCCGGGCCGCCGCAGCCGGCCGGGCCGGCGCGGTATCGATTCCCGGGTCGGGAGCAGCCGCGGCCGGGCCACAGCGCGTATGTGCTGGGCGGAGACCTTGCGCCGGCGACGGTGCTGGCGGCGTACGCTGCGGGGTTTTTCCCGTGGCCGAGGAGCCCCGAGGAGGAGGTGGTCTGGTGTTCGCCGGCCCCGCGGGCGGTGCTGCCGGTCGATACGTTCACGGTGCCGCGGCGGCTGGGGCGTACCCTCCGGCAGGGGAGGTTCCGGGTGACGGTGGATGCGGCGTTCGATGCGGTGATCCGGGCGTGCGCGGAGCGGCAGGAGGGGACGTGGATCACCCCGCAGGTGGTCGAGGGGTACTGCACGCTGCACCGGCTGGGGTGGGCGCACAGCTTCGAGGTGTGGCACGAGGGGGAGCTGGCCGGCGGGCTGTACGGCGTGGCGTTCGGTGCGATGTTCGGCGCGGAGTCGATGTTTTCGCGGGTGCGGGATGCCTCGAAGGTGGCGGTGGCGGCGATGGTGCAGCACTGCCGGGCGCTGGGCGTGGAGCTGGTCGATATCCAGGTGCTGAACGACCACACAGCGCGGTTGGGCGGCATTGAGATTCCCCGGGAGGAGTACCTGGAGCGGTTCCGGCAGGCGGCGGTGCGATCGGTGGACTGGCACCGGGCCGGCGCGGCGGAGGGCCTTGCGGGCTGCGGGTAA
- the leuB gene encoding 3-isopropylmalate dehydrogenase → MATFRILVTPGDGIGPEVMEEALKVLGRVQQRFGHEFVYDEETIGGAAIDRYGVALRPETIAKAKASDAVLFGAVGGPKWDDPRASVRPEDAILGMRKQLGLFANLRPVRVAPELIGESTLKPEVLQGVDMVVIRELTGGLYFGKPKRRWENAEGRQAVDTLRYSEREVARVCHVAFQLARQRRKKVTSVDKANVLRTGQLWREVATEVGKQYPDVELEHILVDACAMYLVRRPASFDVIVTENMFGDILTDEAAMLAGSMGMMPSASLGRRRKDGTGIGLYEPIHGSAPDIAGQGKANPLAMILSAAMMLRLSLGLDREAKAVEDAVDAVIREGLRTPDIAGPGAKVVDTRTMGSAVAERI, encoded by the coding sequence ATGGCAACGTTTCGCATCCTGGTGACGCCGGGCGACGGGATCGGCCCGGAGGTGATGGAAGAGGCGCTCAAAGTGCTGGGGCGGGTGCAGCAGCGCTTCGGGCACGAGTTTGTCTACGACGAGGAGACGATCGGCGGGGCGGCGATCGACCGGTACGGCGTGGCGCTGCGGCCCGAGACCATTGCGAAGGCGAAGGCATCGGATGCGGTGCTGTTCGGCGCGGTTGGCGGACCGAAGTGGGATGACCCGCGGGCGAGCGTGCGCCCGGAGGACGCCATCCTTGGGATGCGGAAGCAGCTGGGGCTGTTCGCGAACCTGCGGCCGGTGCGGGTTGCGCCGGAGCTTATCGGCGAGAGCACGCTGAAGCCCGAGGTGCTCCAGGGCGTGGACATGGTCGTCATCCGGGAGCTGACCGGCGGGCTGTACTTCGGGAAGCCGAAGCGGCGGTGGGAGAACGCGGAAGGGCGGCAGGCGGTCGACACGCTTCGGTACAGCGAGCGGGAGGTCGCTCGGGTATGCCACGTGGCGTTCCAGCTGGCGCGGCAGCGCCGGAAGAAGGTGACCAGCGTCGACAAGGCGAATGTGCTGCGGACCGGGCAGCTGTGGCGGGAGGTAGCGACGGAGGTTGGGAAGCAGTACCCCGACGTGGAGCTGGAGCACATCCTGGTGGATGCGTGCGCGATGTACCTGGTGCGCCGGCCGGCGAGCTTCGACGTGATTGTGACGGAGAACATGTTCGGGGACATCCTGACGGACGAGGCGGCGATGCTGGCCGGTTCGATGGGGATGATGCCTTCGGCGAGCCTGGGGCGGCGGCGAAAGGACGGCACGGGCATCGGGCTGTACGAGCCGATCCACGGGAGCGCGCCGGACATTGCGGGGCAGGGGAAAGCGAACCCGCTGGCGATGATCCTGAGCGCGGCGATGATGCTGCGGCTCTCGCTGGGGCTGGACCGGGAGGCGAAGGCTGTCGAGGACGCGGTGGACGCGGTCATCCGCGAGGGGCTGCGTACGCCGGATATTGCGGGGCCGGGCGCGAAGGTGGTGGACACCCGGACGATGGGCAGCGCGGTGGCCGAACGGATCTGA
- a CDS encoding zinc-binding dehydrogenase has protein sequence MPVSNTCVKTGEGQVAMLQIPYPDEPGPGQALIRTRLSTICGSDIHVVDHLPVPAGVPMGHEAVGTVEAVGAGVTAFRPGDRVVVSCLLCCGTCRRCMEGDQQVCETFNAPANLLFGAQGEFFLVNGAQTSMAKVPDGLEDEQVLFVTDIMSTGFAAIERAELKPGDTLAIFAQGPVGLCATAGARTYGAGLIIAVEGIPERAAMAKRLGADVVVDPANAVAEILRLTGNRGVDVAVEALGHEVTFQNACAVVRNGGTVSSVGVYGGYTELRLPTGGSFMHRKIVTTLCPVGTARMERLMALIQGGRVDLRPLLTHSMKLSETPAGYELFRKREGGVLKIALRP, from the coding sequence ATGCCGGTTTCGAACACGTGCGTGAAGACGGGCGAGGGCCAGGTCGCGATGCTGCAGATCCCGTACCCGGACGAGCCGGGGCCGGGGCAGGCGCTTATCCGGACGCGGCTTTCGACCATTTGCGGGAGCGATATCCACGTGGTGGACCACCTGCCGGTGCCGGCGGGCGTGCCGATGGGGCATGAGGCGGTGGGGACGGTGGAGGCGGTGGGCGCGGGGGTCACAGCGTTCCGGCCGGGCGACCGGGTGGTCGTGAGCTGCCTGCTCTGCTGCGGGACGTGCCGGCGGTGCATGGAGGGCGACCAGCAGGTGTGCGAGACGTTCAACGCGCCGGCGAACCTGCTTTTTGGGGCACAGGGGGAGTTCTTCCTGGTCAACGGGGCGCAGACGTCGATGGCGAAGGTCCCGGACGGCCTGGAGGACGAGCAGGTGCTGTTCGTGACCGACATTATGTCGACGGGATTTGCGGCGATTGAGCGGGCGGAGCTGAAGCCGGGGGATACGCTGGCGATTTTTGCGCAGGGGCCGGTGGGACTGTGCGCGACGGCGGGGGCGCGGACGTACGGCGCGGGGCTGATCATCGCGGTGGAAGGGATTCCGGAGCGGGCGGCGATGGCGAAGCGGCTGGGCGCCGACGTGGTGGTGGACCCGGCGAACGCGGTGGCAGAGATCCTGCGGCTGACCGGCAACCGGGGCGTGGACGTGGCGGTGGAAGCGCTGGGCCACGAGGTGACGTTCCAGAACGCGTGCGCGGTGGTGCGGAACGGGGGCACGGTGAGCTCGGTCGGTGTGTACGGCGGCTACACGGAGCTGCGGCTGCCGACCGGAGGGTCGTTCATGCACCGGAAGATTGTGACGACGCTCTGCCCGGTGGGGACGGCGCGGATGGAGCGGCTGATGGCGCTGATCCAGGGCGGCAGGGTGGACCTGCGGCCGCTGCTAACGCATTCGATGAAACTGAGCGAGACCCCGGCCGGGTACGAGCTGTTCCGGAAGCGGGAGGGCGGGGTGCTCAAGATCGCGCTGCGGCCGTGA
- a CDS encoding PaaI family thioesterase yields the protein MEEGDLVERLRAWARGRYWELVGIETVAAEPGRVVNRVRLREDHLNYNDVVHGGVISSLIDSVAGGAVRTLREESEIRQRPHATSDLHVSYLAPARGTELVAEAKVVKMGRTAAFTQVEVRDDSGRVVALGLVTFVIGGRREGG from the coding sequence ATGGAGGAGGGCGACCTCGTCGAACGGCTGCGGGCGTGGGCGCGCGGCCGGTACTGGGAGCTCGTGGGCATCGAGACGGTAGCCGCCGAGCCGGGCCGGGTGGTGAACCGGGTGCGGCTGCGCGAAGACCACCTGAACTACAACGACGTGGTCCACGGGGGCGTGATTTCGAGCCTGATTGATTCGGTCGCGGGCGGTGCGGTGCGGACCCTGCGGGAGGAGAGCGAGATCCGGCAGCGGCCGCATGCGACGAGCGACCTGCACGTTTCGTACCTTGCGCCGGCGCGGGGGACGGAGCTGGTGGCTGAGGCGAAGGTGGTGAAGATGGGGAGGACGGCGGCGTTCACGCAGGTGGAGGTACGGGACGATAGCGGGCGGGTGGTTGCGCTGGGGCTGGTGACCTTCGTCATTGGCGGACGGCGGGAGGGCGGCTGA
- the leuC gene encoding 3-isopropylmalate dehydratase large subunit, producing the protein MSTPNTIIQKIWDQHVVASEPGKPDLLFIDLHLVHEVTSPQAFEGLRLAGRRVRHPELTLATVDHNVPTIDRDKPWTDPLSVQQVEALRRNCEEFGIPLFGVGDIRQGIVHVIGPEQGLTQPGMTIVCGDSHTSTHGAFGALAFGIGTSEVEHVLATQTLPQAKPKTMSVEVNGELHPGVTAKDVILGIIAKIGVSGGVGHVIEYRGEVIRKLSMEGRMTICNMSIEGGARAGLIAPDDTTFAYMEGRRFAPKGADWEKALDYWRSLPTDEGAEFDTYVTLDASEIEPTVTWGTTPAQSVPVTGRVPDPSEAPTPQARELAERALHYMGLEPGTPIQEIRLDRVFIGSCTNSRIEDLRAAAEIVRGRKVAPHVRAMVVPGSGLVKHQAEEEGLDRIFKEAGFEWRDAGCSMCLGMNPDILLPGERCASTSNRNFEGRQGRGGRTHLVSPQMAAAAAIAGHFVDIREWK; encoded by the coding sequence GTGAGCACTCCGAACACGATCATCCAGAAGATCTGGGACCAGCACGTCGTGGCGAGCGAGCCGGGGAAGCCCGACCTGCTGTTCATCGACCTCCACCTTGTGCACGAGGTGACCTCTCCGCAGGCGTTCGAGGGGCTGCGGCTGGCGGGCCGGCGGGTCCGGCACCCGGAGCTGACGCTGGCGACGGTGGACCACAATGTGCCGACGATCGACCGGGACAAGCCGTGGACGGACCCGCTTTCGGTGCAGCAGGTGGAGGCGCTGCGGCGGAACTGCGAAGAGTTTGGCATTCCGCTGTTCGGGGTTGGCGACATCCGGCAGGGGATTGTGCACGTCATCGGGCCGGAGCAGGGGCTGACACAGCCGGGCATGACGATTGTCTGCGGCGACAGCCACACCTCGACGCACGGCGCGTTCGGGGCGCTGGCGTTCGGCATCGGGACGAGCGAGGTGGAGCACGTGCTGGCGACGCAGACGCTGCCGCAGGCGAAGCCGAAGACGATGTCCGTCGAGGTGAACGGCGAGCTGCACCCGGGTGTGACGGCGAAGGACGTGATTCTCGGGATCATCGCGAAGATCGGCGTCTCGGGCGGCGTGGGGCATGTCATTGAGTACCGGGGCGAGGTGATCCGGAAGCTCTCGATGGAGGGCCGGATGACCATCTGCAACATGTCGATCGAAGGCGGGGCGCGCGCCGGGCTGATTGCGCCGGACGACACGACTTTCGCGTATATGGAGGGGCGCCGGTTCGCGCCGAAGGGGGCGGACTGGGAGAAGGCGCTGGACTACTGGCGTTCGCTGCCGACGGACGAGGGCGCCGAGTTCGACACGTACGTGACGCTGGATGCGTCCGAGATCGAGCCGACGGTGACATGGGGGACGACGCCGGCGCAGAGCGTGCCGGTGACCGGCCGGGTGCCGGACCCGTCGGAGGCGCCGACGCCGCAGGCGCGGGAGCTGGCCGAGCGGGCGCTTCACTACATGGGGCTGGAGCCGGGGACGCCGATCCAGGAGATCCGGCTGGACCGGGTGTTCATCGGTTCGTGCACGAACAGCCGGATTGAGGACCTGCGGGCGGCGGCGGAAATTGTCCGGGGCCGAAAGGTGGCGCCGCATGTGCGGGCGATGGTGGTTCCCGGGTCGGGGCTGGTGAAGCACCAGGCCGAGGAAGAGGGGCTGGACAGGATTTTCAAGGAGGCCGGGTTCGAGTGGCGCGATGCGGGCTGCTCGATGTGCCTCGGGATGAACCCGGACATCCTGCTGCCGGGGGAGCGGTGCGCGAGCACGTCGAACCGGAACTTCGAGGGGCGGCAGGGCCGCGGCGGGCGGACGCACCTGGTGAGCCCGCAGATGGCGGCGGCGGCGGCGATCGCCGGGCATTTCGTTGACATCCGGGAGTGGAAGTAG
- a CDS encoding DUF2325 domain-containing protein, with protein MLEIRAEENRLLAAPSLASERVMLRYFPGARWVPARGAFSLPRQTGVYRLLDELFGPENWRAPSDLGEEVQEARKPAGAPTADAVLEDAESEFSVHCAFADKELVKRVPGYRWVPPERRWRLPRVPLTVRVLQQVFGERLVIADGERVLAWCAAEEQRIDADRQAAEREDAAAAEGAPGAVGQAAVPAPEAGDEPAGPAVVFAREASAAAPIDGAGLLERLDRLTAALERLVEALESGQATAGAGTFGGGEETVGNAEPEAESVPPGGAFDWRAELERLRGEHDEAARLALAGRLENAEADERATLMALLGVWHFYNQQHDEALRMLRRAFAAERDGRMDPDLEAEAGRVFQKCGWRVLNRALGQDGERFAEAYAALLSEVQRAGSGVPEARFREGLGAVTELVEDTQAARREPNLHGLARLAQFVGKQRSGDHVGEERLGEFVRDGQVAADIRALGLVLLANVLYRAGDMSEWQMQWPVDPRIAGDFAWAAETALELIPEAARTHQEVASAAAVAALAIIARGPREWATRDQRRRLLRQIETDNQLRGYAEFLAAFRLAADGDGRGLEKEFKGYFDYLAQVPLDDSWEHLSEVLANDSGHVTDKVIDEVLPCALEARGIRDLGALSEAVEFAAATQRGDNTLNRIADGIEEGTIPGADALDGEQRLKIFRKALEVAEKKKHDKDADQAFQRLVREYLRQGREGEIPNLCETCFDSFPYLRERAVLAALEWAVEREEPFEELLERAIAVFRQRKSSPLLDDFRALSIYLPPIREAGGEKLHELLGTPVAKEAAAGALKGKSVLVVGGHPSLQAKAVPRLEELGLKVDWLDADAAKQGDRAVDRARGSVDLVVVNTGYISHAASGRVTKAADSADNRVVARAFAGPQVLVAVVQAALLAEREKSTKAPRPPLRR; from the coding sequence ATGCTGGAGATTCGAGCGGAGGAGAATCGCCTGCTCGCAGCGCCGTCGCTGGCGAGCGAGCGGGTGATGCTGCGGTATTTCCCCGGGGCCCGGTGGGTGCCGGCGCGGGGGGCGTTTTCGCTGCCGCGGCAGACAGGCGTGTACCGGCTGCTCGACGAGCTGTTCGGGCCGGAAAACTGGCGTGCGCCATCGGACCTCGGCGAGGAGGTGCAGGAGGCGCGGAAGCCGGCGGGCGCGCCTACGGCGGATGCCGTGCTGGAAGACGCGGAGTCGGAGTTCTCGGTGCACTGCGCGTTCGCCGACAAGGAGCTGGTGAAGCGGGTCCCGGGATACCGGTGGGTGCCGCCGGAGCGGCGGTGGCGGCTGCCGCGGGTGCCGCTGACAGTGCGGGTGCTGCAGCAGGTGTTCGGGGAGCGGCTGGTGATCGCTGACGGGGAGCGGGTGCTGGCATGGTGCGCCGCGGAGGAGCAGCGGATTGATGCGGACCGGCAGGCGGCAGAGCGGGAGGATGCGGCAGCGGCGGAGGGCGCGCCCGGGGCTGTCGGCCAGGCAGCTGTGCCGGCGCCGGAGGCTGGGGACGAACCCGCGGGCCCGGCGGTGGTATTTGCGCGCGAAGCGAGTGCGGCCGCGCCCATCGACGGAGCGGGGCTGCTCGAGCGGCTGGACCGGCTGACGGCGGCGCTGGAGCGGCTGGTGGAGGCGCTGGAATCCGGGCAGGCGACGGCGGGCGCGGGGACGTTCGGAGGCGGAGAGGAGACCGTCGGCAACGCGGAGCCGGAAGCGGAGAGCGTGCCCCCGGGCGGGGCGTTCGACTGGCGGGCGGAGCTCGAGCGGCTGCGGGGCGAGCATGACGAGGCTGCGCGGCTCGCGCTGGCGGGCCGGCTTGAGAATGCGGAGGCGGATGAGCGGGCGACGCTGATGGCACTGCTGGGGGTGTGGCACTTCTACAACCAGCAGCACGACGAGGCGCTGCGGATGCTGCGCCGGGCGTTTGCCGCAGAACGTGACGGCCGGATGGACCCCGACCTCGAGGCGGAAGCGGGGAGGGTCTTCCAGAAGTGCGGCTGGCGGGTGCTGAACCGCGCGCTCGGGCAGGACGGGGAGCGATTCGCCGAGGCCTATGCGGCGCTGTTGAGCGAGGTGCAGCGTGCAGGGAGCGGCGTGCCGGAGGCGAGGTTCCGGGAGGGGCTCGGGGCGGTGACGGAGCTGGTGGAGGATACCCAGGCGGCCCGGCGGGAGCCGAACCTCCACGGGCTGGCGCGGCTCGCACAGTTCGTCGGCAAGCAGCGGAGCGGTGACCACGTGGGCGAAGAGCGGCTCGGCGAATTTGTGCGGGATGGGCAGGTGGCTGCGGACATCCGTGCTCTTGGGCTGGTCCTGCTCGCCAATGTGCTGTACCGCGCCGGCGACATGTCCGAATGGCAGATGCAGTGGCCGGTTGACCCGAGGATTGCAGGGGATTTTGCGTGGGCGGCGGAGACGGCGTTGGAGCTCATTCCCGAGGCGGCGCGCACGCACCAGGAGGTCGCCTCGGCGGCGGCAGTCGCGGCGCTGGCGATCATCGCGCGCGGGCCGCGGGAGTGGGCGACGCGGGACCAGCGGCGGCGGCTGCTGCGGCAGATCGAGACCGACAACCAGCTGCGGGGGTACGCGGAGTTCCTGGCGGCCTTCCGGCTGGCGGCCGACGGGGACGGGAGGGGGCTGGAAAAGGAATTCAAGGGGTACTTCGACTACCTGGCGCAGGTCCCACTGGACGACAGCTGGGAGCACCTTTCGGAGGTGCTGGCGAACGATAGCGGGCACGTGACCGACAAGGTCATTGACGAGGTGCTGCCATGTGCGCTGGAAGCGCGGGGAATCCGGGATTTGGGGGCGCTCAGTGAGGCGGTGGAGTTCGCGGCGGCGACGCAGCGGGGCGACAATACGCTGAACCGGATTGCGGACGGGATCGAGGAGGGAACGATCCCGGGTGCGGACGCCCTGGATGGCGAGCAGCGGCTGAAGATTTTTCGGAAAGCGCTCGAAGTGGCGGAGAAGAAGAAGCACGATAAGGACGCCGACCAGGCATTTCAGCGGCTGGTGCGGGAGTACCTGCGGCAGGGGCGCGAGGGCGAGATTCCGAACCTGTGCGAGACGTGCTTCGATTCGTTCCCGTACCTGCGGGAGCGGGCGGTGCTGGCCGCGCTCGAGTGGGCCGTGGAGCGGGAGGAGCCGTTCGAGGAGCTGCTGGAGCGGGCGATTGCGGTGTTCCGGCAGCGGAAGAGTTCGCCGCTCCTCGACGATTTCAGGGCGCTGTCGATTTACCTGCCGCCGATTCGCGAGGCGGGCGGGGAGAAGCTGCATGAGCTGCTGGGCACACCGGTTGCGAAGGAGGCGGCCGCCGGAGCACTGAAGGGGAAGTCGGTGCTGGTGGTGGGCGGGCACCCGAGCCTGCAGGCAAAGGCCGTGCCGAGGCTCGAGGAGCTGGGGCTGAAGGTGGACTGGCTGGACGCCGATGCGGCGAAACAGGGCGACAGGGCGGTGGACCGTGCGCGCGGGTCGGTGGACCTGGTGGTGGTGAACACGGGATACATCAGCCACGCGGCTTCGGGCAGGGTGACCAAAGCGGCAGATTCGGCGGACAACCGGGTCGTTGCGCGGGCGTTCGCGGGGCCGCAGGTGCTGGTCGCGGTGGTGCAGGCGGCGCTGCTTGCGGAACGTGAGAAGTCGACAAAGGCCCCGAGGCCGCCGCTCCGGCGGTAG
- a CDS encoding acetyl/propionyl/methylcrotonyl-CoA carboxylase subunit alpha, with protein sequence MFEAVLVANRGEIAVRIVRTLRRLGVRAVVAASPADRDSLAAREADAVALLRGSAPAESYLDGEQLLAAAHSHGCGAIHPGYGFLAESAAFARACAAAGIVFIGPPPEAMEALGDKARARQFAARLGIPVVPGFDGDGDDAALLAAAEAVGFPLLIKARAGGGGRGMRLARTPRELAGLLAEARREAEAAFGDGGLLLERLVERPRHIEVQVLSDRHGTVLHLWERECSVQRRRQKLVEEAPSPAVDPGLRAELTEAAVRLAREAGYVNAGTVEFLVGEPGPEGRRPWYFLEVNPRLQVEHPVTEAITGLDLVELQVRIAAGERLPFGQEEVELRGHAIEFRINAEDPREGFRPTGGEVRWWPGAATAGWRIDAGYADGDRVPGFYDSLAAKVVVHGRDREEALRLARGVPPGLIETPRTTAPLVQVLAGDPEFVRGQVHVEWLEERLPELLERAGAPEGAWAAAAGAAAGLAPRAGAFAGPAWIGAGRAALWLTDGWSVRDALAVAVDTHGFRAQVTGGGIAVEGPGGERWTFCPAWPAPPARRADGEGGPAGTVAVAPLAGTVAAVLVEKGQEVAAGQVLAVIHAMKMEHPVRADADGRVAEVCAGPGATVAAGEVLVRLDLW encoded by the coding sequence ATGTTTGAGGCGGTGCTGGTTGCGAACCGGGGCGAAATCGCCGTGCGCATCGTGCGGACACTGCGGCGGCTGGGCGTGCGGGCGGTGGTGGCGGCCTCGCCGGCGGACAGGGATTCGCTGGCGGCGCGGGAGGCGGATGCGGTAGCGCTGCTGCGGGGTTCGGCACCGGCGGAGAGCTACCTCGACGGGGAGCAGTTGCTCGCGGCGGCGCACTCGCACGGGTGCGGGGCGATTCACCCCGGGTACGGGTTCCTTGCGGAATCGGCGGCGTTCGCGCGGGCGTGCGCGGCGGCGGGAATCGTGTTCATCGGCCCGCCGCCGGAGGCAATGGAGGCGCTGGGCGACAAGGCGCGGGCGCGGCAGTTCGCGGCGAGGCTTGGCATCCCGGTGGTACCCGGGTTCGACGGCGACGGGGATGACGCGGCGCTGCTGGCGGCGGCGGAAGCGGTGGGGTTCCCGCTGCTGATCAAGGCGCGGGCCGGCGGCGGCGGTCGGGGGATGCGGCTGGCGCGGACGCCGAGGGAGCTGGCGGGGCTGCTGGCGGAGGCGCGGCGCGAGGCGGAGGCAGCCTTCGGTGATGGGGGACTGCTGCTGGAGCGGCTGGTCGAGCGGCCGCGGCACATCGAGGTGCAGGTGCTGTCGGACCGGCACGGGACGGTGCTCCACCTCTGGGAGCGGGAGTGCTCGGTGCAGCGTCGGCGGCAGAAGCTGGTGGAGGAGGCGCCGAGCCCGGCGGTCGACCCGGGGCTGCGGGCAGAGCTGACGGAGGCGGCGGTCCGGCTGGCCCGGGAAGCGGGGTACGTGAACGCGGGGACGGTGGAGTTCCTTGTGGGGGAACCGGGGCCGGAGGGACGGCGGCCGTGGTACTTCCTTGAGGTGAACCCGCGGCTGCAGGTGGAGCACCCGGTGACCGAGGCGATCACCGGGCTGGACCTCGTGGAGCTGCAGGTGCGGATTGCCGCCGGGGAGCGGCTGCCGTTCGGGCAGGAGGAGGTGGAGCTGCGGGGCCACGCCATCGAATTCCGCATCAACGCGGAGGACCCGCGGGAAGGGTTCCGGCCGACGGGCGGTGAGGTGCGCTGGTGGCCGGGGGCGGCGACAGCGGGGTGGCGGATCGACGCCGGTTACGCCGACGGTGACCGGGTGCCGGGGTTTTACGACTCGCTGGCGGCGAAGGTGGTGGTGCACGGGCGCGACCGCGAGGAAGCGCTGCGGCTCGCCCGGGGGGTCCCGCCGGGGCTCATCGAAACGCCGCGGACGACGGCGCCGCTGGTGCAGGTGCTGGCGGGCGACCCGGAGTTCGTGCGCGGGCAGGTTCACGTGGAGTGGCTGGAGGAGCGGCTGCCTGAACTGCTGGAGCGGGCGGGGGCGCCGGAGGGTGCGTGGGCGGCAGCCGCAGGGGCCGCGGCCGGGCTGGCACCACGGGCGGGAGCGTTCGCCGGGCCGGCATGGATCGGCGCGGGGCGGGCGGCGCTCTGGCTGACTGACGGCTGGTCGGTCCGGGACGCGCTGGCGGTTGCGGTCGACACGCACGGGTTCCGGGCGCAGGTAACAGGCGGGGGTATCGCCGTGGAAGGGCCGGGCGGCGAGCGGTGGACCTTCTGCCCGGCCTGGCCGGCGCCCCCGGCGCGGCGGGCGGACGGGGAGGGCGGGCCGGCGGGGACGGTGGCGGTCGCGCCGCTGGCCGGGACTGTTGCGGCGGTGCTGGTGGAGAAGGGGCAGGAGGTCGCGGCGGGGCAGGTGCTGGCGGTGATCCACGCGATGAAGATGGAGCACCCGGTGCGCGCGGATGCGGACGGGCGCGTCGCCGAGGTATGCGCCGGCCCTGGGGCGACCGTCGCGGCGGGGGAGGTGCTCGTTCGGCTCGACCTCTGGTAG
- a CDS encoding cupin domain-containing protein: MTSTRPTPVGLYHLLTDFECPAASVRVFRMSGEGDAVGSHVHRRSMQMYLAIEGSVVVEVDGVETVLKPYEVLAVWPGSVHRASPLDGEAVVANISIPPLGADDQVPMATVPEPADRELPRGSDADVED; this comes from the coding sequence ATGACCTCGACGCGGCCGACCCCGGTTGGGCTCTACCACCTGCTGACGGACTTCGAATGCCCGGCGGCGAGCGTCCGGGTATTCCGGATGAGCGGAGAGGGCGATGCGGTGGGTTCGCACGTGCACCGGCGTTCGATGCAGATGTACCTGGCGATCGAAGGGAGCGTGGTGGTTGAGGTCGACGGCGTGGAGACGGTGCTGAAGCCGTACGAGGTGCTGGCGGTGTGGCCGGGGAGCGTGCACCGTGCGAGCCCGCTGGACGGCGAGGCGGTGGTGGCGAACATCTCGATTCCGCCGCTGGGCGCAGACGACCAGGTGCCGATGGCAACCGTCCCGGAGCCGGCGGACCGGGAGCTGCCGCGGGGCAGCGACGCCGACGTGGAGGACTAG